From the genome of Campylobacter concisus, one region includes:
- a CDS encoding pyridoxal-5'-phosphate-dependent protein: protein MAAKIFSPVDILSIIDLEIAFINRYKNVKDYAKNLSLIYFSLPGTKEYSELFEKFLRQTDVVVRENEHYVVVLHGTNERGASELLSGIQEFLNTEPIDLIVSYPKDGRNAKELTTKLQDEIKDNYGVLLEMLSNQEKFEAFESMI, encoded by the coding sequence ATGGCAGCAAAAATTTTCTCACCAGTTGATATCTTATCAATAATAGATCTTGAAATAGCTTTTATAAATCGTTATAAAAATGTAAAAGATTATGCAAAAAATTTATCTTTGATATATTTTTCTTTGCCAGGCACTAAAGAGTATAGTGAGCTTTTTGAAAAATTTTTAAGACAAACTGATGTTGTTGTAAGAGAGAACGAGCATTATGTGGTCGTGCTTCATGGAACAAATGAAAGAGGAGCTAGCGAGCTATTATCGGGTATTCAAGAGTTTTTAAACACTGAGCCAATTGATTTGATAGTAAGCTATCCAAAAGACGGAAGAAACGCTAAAGAGCTTACTACTAAGCTTCAAGATGAGATAAAAGATAATTATGGCGTATTGCTTGAAATGCTTTCAAATCAAGAAAAATTTGAAGCTTTTGAAAGCATGATTTAA
- a CDS encoding ArsS family sensor histidine kinase, translating into MPRSSIFITITFIFALALVSIFLAFLWLMGFDKQNYTRELNNKYSNVARTNLFYMGGIINKAQYDRQLSNIDMPEIKDEKRKDEILKQATVLEEISSDLGSSAILLYDKHHYLRIEHLDELKLLMDKEFQPYRYEVIKAVFLVVAVILLGAYIFVIYKIKPLRKLKRQIVKFANGELDGVQNVGNGKDEISEVSEAFYEAVCQIKALNDSRHLFLRNIMHELKTPITKGLIAAQMIEKSKNQERLISVFHKLENLINELAAIEQITSKIGLSNKTPCFMRDLIDEAIDIAMVEKECVGVSELDEIRVLVDFKLFSVAIKNMIDNGIKYSTDKHVNIVVSKDHMKFITQGEKLKNDLDFYIQPFIKGEDAQKSFGLGLYIVSNILDAHGLKFRYEYKNGMNVFVFENLQDIIVT; encoded by the coding sequence ATGCCAAGATCGTCTATTTTTATAACCATAACTTTTATCTTTGCCCTTGCACTTGTTTCGATATTTCTAGCCTTTTTGTGGCTCATGGGCTTTGATAAGCAAAACTATACAAGAGAGCTAAATAACAAATACTCAAACGTCGCTAGGACAAATTTGTTTTATATGGGTGGCATTATAAATAAAGCTCAGTACGATCGCCAGCTTTCAAACATCGATATGCCAGAGATCAAAGACGAGAAGAGAAAAGATGAAATTTTAAAACAAGCTACCGTTTTAGAAGAAATTTCAAGCGATCTAGGATCTAGTGCGATCTTGCTTTATGACAAGCACCATTACTTAAGGATTGAGCATTTAGATGAGCTAAAACTTTTAATGGATAAAGAATTTCAGCCTTACAGATATGAGGTGATAAAGGCTGTTTTTCTGGTGGTTGCGGTCATTTTGCTAGGTGCTTACATTTTTGTCATCTATAAAATAAAGCCGCTTAGAAAGCTAAAGCGTCAGATTGTGAAATTTGCAAATGGTGAGCTTGACGGCGTACAAAATGTCGGCAATGGCAAGGATGAAATTTCTGAAGTTTCTGAAGCATTTTATGAGGCAGTTTGTCAGATTAAGGCGCTTAATGACTCAAGGCATCTTTTCTTAAGAAACATAATGCATGAGCTAAAAACTCCTATCACAAAAGGCCTAATAGCCGCTCAAATGATAGAAAAAAGTAAAAATCAAGAAAGGCTAATCTCTGTCTTTCACAAGCTTGAAAATTTAATAAACGAACTTGCAGCGATAGAGCAGATAACTTCAAAAATAGGACTTAGCAATAAAACGCCATGTTTTATGAGGGATCTCATCGATGAGGCCATCGATATAGCCATGGTCGAAAAAGAGTGTGTTGGTGTCAGTGAGCTTGATGAGATTAGGGTGCTTGTTGATTTCAAGCTATTTTCAGTTGCTATAAAAAATATGATAGATAATGGCATAAAGTACTCAACTGATAAGCACGTAAATATCGTTGTTAGCAAGGATCATATGAAATTTATAACCCAAGGCGAGAAGCTAAAAAATGATCTTGACTTTTATATCCAGCCATTTATTAAAGGAGAGGATGCGCAAAAAAGTTTTGGACTAGGTTTATATATAGTTAGCAATATACTTGATGCTCATGGACTCAAATTTAGATACGAATATAAAAACGGAATGAATGTCTTTGTTTTTGAAAATTTACAAGATATAATAGTGACTTAA
- a CDS encoding DUF2018 family protein: MIDMFEGSARDKFYDILFNANAVLVKNEIDKIFEKFVAMSELCEKHGISEGEIRNFIVSEQDKIYNGVNDLYIELSGEILSQNE; encoded by the coding sequence ATGATAGATATGTTTGAGGGCAGTGCGAGGGATAAATTTTATGACATTTTGTTTAACGCAAATGCCGTTTTGGTTAAAAACGAGATAGATAAAATTTTTGAAAAATTTGTGGCTATGAGCGAGCTTTGCGAAAAGCATGGCATTAGCGAGGGCGAGATCAGAAATTTTATAGTCTCAGAGCAAGATAAAATTTATAACGGAGTAAATGACCTATATATCGAGCTTAGCGGAGAAATTTTAAGCCAAAATGAGTAA
- a CDS encoding response regulator transcription factor, translated as MTRILMIEDDMELAEILTEYLENYDIEVVTAEEPYIGLSTLNTSKFDLVILDLTLPGMDGLEVCKEIRKNHNIPIIISSARHDITDKVNALDNGADDYLPKPYDPQELLARIKSHLRRQSITPANEARNLNKDLVLKEFEHEILFKGNVLNLTAAEYDILKYLLLKEGGAVTREELIYNCESINEDSSNKSIDVIIGRIRQKLNENPKEPKYIHAIRGIGYKLVL; from the coding sequence ATGACTAGAATTTTAATGATAGAAGATGATATGGAGCTTGCTGAAATTTTAACCGAATATCTAGAAAACTACGATATTGAAGTAGTGACTGCCGAAGAGCCATATATCGGACTATCTACGCTAAATACAAGTAAATTTGACCTAGTGATACTAGATCTTACATTGCCTGGCATGGATGGATTAGAAGTTTGTAAAGAGATCAGGAAAAATCACAATATTCCTATTATCATATCAAGTGCAAGGCATGATATAACAGATAAGGTAAATGCTCTTGATAACGGAGCGGATGATTATTTGCCAAAGCCATATGACCCACAAGAGCTTTTGGCTCGTATCAAAAGTCATCTAAGAAGGCAGAGTATCACCCCAGCAAATGAAGCGAGAAATTTAAATAAAGATCTGGTTTTAAAAGAATTTGAACATGAAATTTTATTTAAAGGAAACGTACTAAATTTAACTGCCGCAGAATACGACATCTTAAAATATCTACTTTTAAAAGAGGGCGGAGCGGTTACTAGAGAGGAGCTCATCTATAACTGCGAGAGCATAAATGAAGATAGCTCAAACAAAAGTATTGACGTCATCATCGGCAGGATTCGCCAAAAATTAAATGAAAATCCAAAAGAGCCAAAATACATCCACGCTATCCGTGGTATCGGCTATAAATTGGTTCTTTGA
- a CDS encoding Do family serine endopeptidase, with amino-acid sequence MKKIVLISLVAASFLVGADIKFNEANSNITRVSPLSDKNSVLSYYDSIAQAKLSVVNISTTKTVNNAGIEQMFNDPFFNEFFGFNFAKPKEKEKTTSLGSGVIISNDGYIVTNNHVIEDSDQIVVTLANGGKEFKAKLIGSDPKTDLAVVKIEANGLNAITFADSSKLLDADVVFAIGNPFGVGESITQGIISGLNKDNIGLNQYENFIQTDASINPGNSGGALVDSRGYLVGINSAILSKSGGNNGIGFAIPSNMVKDIAKKLITDGKIERGFIGVTIANLTDEQKELYTNKEGALISGVEQGMPADEAGLKRGDLVILANDKAIKNANDLKNFIGSLTPNSSVDITYERSNKIMNAKIKLANADHNSKDIAKSIIIEGLSVSNLSDEIRYKYKISPDTQGVLVTDVKSGSKAEDFGFERGDVIVQVGEESIKDLQTFANTIKNTKGKKTLVWINRGGIIQGLVIK; translated from the coding sequence ATGAAAAAGATTGTGCTAATTTCATTAGTAGCAGCTTCTTTTTTAGTGGGGGCTGATATTAAATTTAATGAAGCTAACTCTAATATCACGAGAGTCTCGCCACTTAGCGATAAAAATAGCGTACTTTCTTATTATGACTCGATCGCTCAGGCAAAGCTTTCAGTTGTAAATATCTCAACTACAAAAACGGTAAATAACGCTGGTATTGAGCAGATGTTTAATGACCCTTTCTTCAATGAATTTTTTGGATTTAACTTTGCAAAACCAAAAGAAAAAGAAAAAACTACTTCGCTTGGCTCTGGCGTTATTATCTCAAATGATGGCTACATCGTTACAAATAACCACGTTATAGAAGATAGCGATCAAATAGTCGTAACTCTTGCAAATGGCGGCAAAGAATTTAAAGCAAAGCTAATAGGAAGTGATCCAAAAACCGATCTAGCCGTCGTAAAGATAGAAGCAAACGGGTTAAACGCGATCACTTTTGCAGACTCATCAAAGCTGCTCGATGCAGATGTCGTATTTGCAATAGGTAATCCATTTGGCGTTGGTGAAAGTATTACTCAAGGTATAATTTCAGGGCTAAATAAAGATAATATCGGCCTTAATCAATATGAAAATTTTATCCAAACAGATGCTTCGATAAACCCAGGAAATTCAGGTGGAGCTTTGGTTGATAGCAGGGGCTATTTGGTCGGAATAAACTCAGCCATACTTTCAAAAAGTGGTGGCAATAACGGCATTGGCTTTGCGATCCCATCAAATATGGTAAAAGATATCGCTAAAAAGCTGATAACTGACGGAAAGATCGAGCGTGGCTTTATCGGCGTTACGATTGCAAATTTAACTGATGAGCAAAAAGAGCTTTACACAAATAAAGAAGGTGCTTTAATAAGTGGCGTAGAGCAAGGCATGCCAGCAGATGAAGCTGGACTAAAAAGAGGCGATTTGGTTATATTAGCTAATGATAAAGCTATCAAAAATGCAAATGATCTTAAAAATTTCATCGGTTCACTAACTCCAAATAGCAGCGTTGATATAACTTACGAGCGATCAAATAAAATAATGAATGCAAAAATCAAGCTTGCAAACGCTGATCACAATTCAAAAGACATAGCAAAAAGCATTATCATCGAAGGACTTAGCGTTAGCAATCTAAGTGATGAGATAAGATATAAATACAAAATCAGCCCAGATACTCAAGGCGTGCTAGTAACTGATGTGAAATCAGGCTCAAAAGCTGAAGACTTTGGCTTTGAAAGAGGCGATGTGATCGTACAAGTTGGCGAGGAGAGCATAAAAGATCTTCAAACATTTGCAAATACAATCAAAAATACAAAAGGTAAAAAGACACTAGTGTGGATAAATCGCGGTGGTATCATACAAGGCCTTGTTATAAAATAA
- a CDS encoding transformation system protein: protein MLDSIILAVLVYFATFLFMFFLLAFFAFWYISMPLLVIYIVIKFIRQAKECERICGKLE, encoded by the coding sequence ATGCTTGATAGTATCATCCTTGCGGTCTTGGTATATTTTGCAACATTCTTATTTATGTTTTTTCTGCTTGCCTTTTTTGCCTTTTGGTATATAAGCATGCCGCTACTTGTCATCTACATCGTTATAAAATTTATAAGACAAGCAAAAGAGTGCGAGAGGATATGTGGCAAGCTTGAGTAA
- a CDS encoding cation:proton antiporter, which yields MEQILEGFLLVAAISVALNVIFKKFQIPTIIGYIVTGTLISEFFNLKSNDEISHIAEFGIAFLMFTIGLEFSFKHLMGMKKEVFLNGGLQVCLSGFIMGVMLYYALHLKDETALIAGLALALSSTAIVLKTLNDSGDVSKIYGRKALGILLFQDIAVIPILLMIDMFSSQDASINELLLKTFTSAIILIVVLFLLGKYVINWIFYKVIQTNSQEVFIATILFMVVGSSTLAHFFGFSYSLGAFLAGMMMAETQYKHQIEVDLIPFRDLLLGLFFITVGMQINFAVVISNIWLVLGLVFSVMVIKAVVVFAILNIYLKRRVAAKTALSVCQIGEFALAVFGLMTTRNLLDIQTAQIFIAASVVSMFATPFILKKLDAIADLIEREIVVEPNETLKPQKIKNHIVVFGYERLGQEVVLRLKETKLLYLVLDNDISLVELGRSRGENVFLGNVLQSHTLENACLSDAAAVIITVNNEQRVELIAQKIKDYGVNTQTIIKINGEGNKDIFGELGKNFHLINEERVMAKTLVHEALQCKIDHDIRA from the coding sequence ATGGAACAAATTTTAGAAGGTTTCTTGCTTGTTGCGGCGATCTCAGTCGCATTAAATGTCATTTTTAAAAAATTTCAGATACCAACCATCATCGGCTACATCGTAACAGGTACGCTTATATCAGAATTTTTTAACCTAAAAAGCAATGATGAAATTTCTCATATCGCGGAATTTGGTATCGCGTTTTTGATGTTTACCATTGGACTTGAGTTTAGCTTTAAGCACTTAATGGGCATGAAAAAAGAGGTCTTTTTAAACGGCGGCTTACAGGTTTGTTTAAGTGGCTTTATAATGGGTGTGATGCTTTATTACGCCCTTCACTTAAAAGACGAAACGGCACTTATTGCAGGTCTTGCGCTTGCACTCTCATCAACTGCGATCGTGCTAAAGACGCTAAACGATAGTGGCGATGTGAGTAAAATTTACGGCAGAAAAGCACTTGGAATTTTACTATTTCAAGATATAGCTGTCATTCCTATTTTACTTATGATAGATATGTTTAGCTCGCAAGATGCTTCAATAAATGAGCTTTTGCTAAAGACATTTACAAGTGCGATTATTCTTATTGTTGTGCTATTTTTACTTGGTAAATATGTCATCAACTGGATATTTTATAAAGTTATTCAAACAAATTCGCAAGAGGTTTTTATAGCTACGATTTTATTTATGGTCGTTGGCTCTAGCACTTTGGCTCACTTCTTTGGCTTCTCATACTCTTTGGGTGCATTTTTAGCCGGTATGATGATGGCTGAGACGCAATATAAACACCAAATCGAAGTTGATCTCATTCCTTTTAGAGATCTACTTCTTGGACTATTTTTTATAACCGTTGGTATGCAGATAAATTTTGCTGTCGTCATCTCAAACATCTGGCTTGTTCTTGGCTTAGTATTTAGTGTCATGGTGATAAAAGCAGTTGTCGTTTTTGCTATCTTAAACATCTACTTAAAGCGAAGAGTTGCTGCAAAAACTGCGCTTAGTGTTTGTCAAATAGGCGAATTTGCACTAGCTGTTTTTGGACTAATGACTACTAGAAATTTACTTGATATACAAACTGCTCAAATTTTTATCGCAGCCTCTGTTGTATCGATGTTTGCTACGCCTTTTATACTCAAAAAACTAGACGCAATAGCAGACCTCATAGAACGTGAGATCGTTGTTGAACCAAATGAAACTCTAAAGCCGCAAAAAATCAAAAATCACATCGTAGTCTTTGGCTATGAGAGACTTGGACAAGAGGTCGTTTTAAGGCTAAAAGAGACAAAGCTTTTATATCTTGTGCTTGATAATGATATTAGTCTAGTTGAGCTTGGTAGGAGCCGCGGGGAAAATGTATTTTTAGGTAACGTTCTTCAAAGCCACACACTTGAAAATGCCTGCCTAAGCGATGCAGCTGCTGTTATTATAACCGTTAACAATGAGCAAAGAGTGGAACTCATCGCGCAAAAGATAAAAGACTACGGCGTAAATACCCAAACTATAATAAAAATAAATGGCGAAGGTAATAAAGATATCTTTGGTGAGTTAGGTAAAAATTTCCACCTAATAAACGAAGAGCGCGTCATGGCAAAAACACTCGTACACGAGGCTCTTCAATGCAAAATCGATCATGATATAAGAGCGTAA
- a CDS encoding heat shock protein transcriptional repressor HspR, translating to MQNYEEPLFLISVVAKVLSIHPQTLRQYEREGLIEPSRTDGKMRLYSQKDVDRVKTILNLTRELGVNLAGVDVILQLKEKIDDLESTIDELNKKLHEATSQTSTKRSLVKRKNSFDLVFYEGKK from the coding sequence ATGCAAAATTATGAAGAACCACTTTTTTTAATAAGCGTTGTTGCAAAGGTTTTAAGCATACATCCACAAACTTTAAGACAATATGAAAGAGAGGGACTTATCGAGCCATCAAGAACAGATGGCAAGATGAGGCTCTACTCACAAAAAGACGTTGATCGCGTAAAAACTATACTAAATTTAACCCGTGAGCTTGGCGTAAATTTAGCCGGCGTTGATGTGATACTTCAGTTGAAAGAAAAAATTGACGATTTAGAATCAACTATTGATGAGCTAAATAAAAAATTGCACGAAGCTACTAGTCAAACTAGCACAAAAAGATCGCTTGTAAAGAGAAAAAATAGCTTTGATCTAGTCTTTTATGAAGGTAAAAAATAA
- a CDS encoding potassium/proton antiporter, translating to MENLLLFFAVLLITSILLSKISDKFGIPSLIIFLGVGMLAGSDGLLGVNFDDQVIAQNVGMLALIFILYAGGLDTDFAAIKPIFARGLALATLGVFLTALAIAPVAKYLLDFTWAEAFLLGSIISSTDAAAVFAILRAKKISLKNSIAPLLELESGSNDPMAIFLTVTIIQMISLNSTPSASEWAITLVKQFGIGIAMGYLFGVALPAIFNRLRLKSWGLYPVFSIAWILLLYTLCFKVGGNGYLAVYIAGIFINKKEFSHKKNLVGFHDGIAWTMQIVVFLTLGLLVNPSELPATALMALVLALWLMFFARPLGVFASLAFSKFKINEQIFISWVGLRGVVPVVLATYVYVDGVRDADMIFNIIFFMVLISILIQGMSLGFAADKFKVKESEQEDVKLVENSPILSYTLRQHTIHYGSKLIGKDLAQLELPTEFLIILIKRKNEYQKPTGSTIFEENDLLLIQCENQVLYQDTIKYLTY from the coding sequence TTGGAGAATTTACTACTATTTTTTGCAGTTTTGCTTATAACTAGCATTCTTTTAAGTAAGATCTCTGATAAATTCGGAATTCCATCTTTAATAATATTTTTAGGCGTTGGTATGCTAGCTGGCTCGGACGGCTTGCTGGGTGTAAATTTTGATGATCAAGTGATTGCTCAAAATGTCGGTATGCTAGCACTTATTTTTATACTTTACGCTGGTGGGCTAGATACTGATTTTGCAGCGATTAAACCTATTTTTGCTAGAGGTTTAGCACTTGCTACACTTGGTGTTTTCTTAACCGCGCTAGCTATTGCTCCTGTTGCAAAATATCTGCTTGATTTTACCTGGGCGGAGGCCTTTTTGCTAGGTTCTATCATCTCTTCAACAGATGCAGCAGCGGTATTTGCCATACTAAGAGCTAAGAAAATTTCACTTAAAAATAGCATTGCGCCATTGCTTGAACTTGAATCTGGCTCAAACGATCCAATGGCGATATTTTTAACTGTGACGATCATTCAAATGATCTCACTAAATAGCACTCCAAGTGCGTCAGAGTGGGCGATTACACTGGTTAAGCAGTTTGGCATAGGTATCGCTATGGGCTATTTATTTGGCGTTGCTTTGCCGGCCATTTTTAATAGACTTCGCCTAAAAAGCTGGGGCCTTTATCCAGTTTTTTCTATCGCTTGGATATTACTTTTATACACACTTTGTTTTAAGGTTGGTGGCAATGGCTACTTGGCTGTCTATATAGCTGGAATTTTTATAAATAAAAAAGAGTTTTCTCATAAGAAAAATTTAGTCGGTTTTCACGATGGTATCGCTTGGACAATGCAGATAGTTGTCTTTTTGACGCTTGGTCTTTTGGTAAATCCTTCCGAGCTTCCAGCAACGGCACTAATGGCGCTTGTTTTGGCCTTATGGCTTATGTTTTTTGCAAGGCCACTTGGTGTTTTTGCATCGCTTGCATTTTCAAAATTTAAGATAAATGAGCAAATTTTTATCTCATGGGTTGGGCTAAGAGGCGTTGTGCCAGTTGTGCTAGCTACCTATGTTTATGTCGATGGCGTTCGTGACGCGGATATGATTTTTAACATTATATTTTTTATGGTTTTGATTTCTATTTTGATACAGGGCATGTCGCTTGGCTTTGCGGCTGATAAATTTAAGGTCAAAGAGAGCGAGCAAGAGGATGTTAAGCTAGTAGAAAACTCGCCGATCTTAAGCTACACACTTCGCCAGCATACCATCCACTATGGCTCAAAACTAATTGGCAAAGATTTGGCTCAGCTTGAGCTTCCAACTGAGTTTTTAATAATCCTAATAAAGCGTAAAAACGAGTATCAAAAGCCGACTGGCTCAACAATATTTGAAGAAAATGACTTGCTGCTGATACAATGTGAAAATCAAGTGCTTTACCAAGATACTATTAAGTATTTAACGTATTAA
- a CDS encoding HAD family hydrolase encodes MKVVIFDMDGTVIDSGEAIYKTVNEVRDELNLSPLEKEFIIKAINEPGRNLPLEFYGIETPSRSLKEGFEEKFKKFYDECATTYEGVKELLQKCKEAHFKVVLASNAPHDTLEKILKKNEIYELFDEVIGASKEIPQKPDPAMLHLAVSKTGASKAIFVGDSLKDELAAKNANMPYVQVCWGFGEESKTATYNAKNVSEAWEIILNF; translated from the coding sequence TTGAAAGTAGTTATTTTTGATATGGATGGCACGGTGATCGATAGCGGCGAGGCGATATATAAAACAGTAAATGAAGTAAGAGATGAGCTAAATTTATCGCCACTTGAAAAAGAATTTATCATAAAAGCGATCAACGAGCCAGGTAGAAATTTGCCCCTTGAGTTTTACGGCATCGAAACGCCAAGTAGGAGCTTAAAAGAGGGTTTTGAAGAGAAATTTAAGAAATTTTACGATGAGTGTGCGACTACATATGAGGGCGTAAAAGAGCTTTTACAAAAGTGCAAAGAGGCTCACTTTAAAGTCGTTTTGGCAAGCAATGCACCACACGATACGCTAGAGAAAATTTTAAAGAAAAATGAAATTTATGAGCTATTTGACGAGGTCATAGGCGCTAGCAAAGAGATACCGCAAAAGCCTGATCCTGCGATGCTTCACCTAGCTGTTAGTAAAACAGGAGCCAGCAAGGCGATCTTTGTAGGAGATAGCCTAAAAGACGAGCTGGCGGCCAAAAATGCAAATATGCCTTATGTGCAAGTTTGCTGGGGATTTGGCGAGGAGAGCAAAACAGCCACGTATAACGCCAAAAATGTTAGCGAGGCGTGGGAGATAATATTAAATTTCTAA
- a CDS encoding O-acetylhomoserine aminocarboxypropyltransferase/cysteine synthase family protein → MRQETAAIHVGYDTNEGFGTMAVPIFQSTAYDFGSAETAAARFDLKDGGHIYTRLGNPTTDIFEKRVAALEDGAAAIATASGQSALFYSIINLAQAGDNIIIAKKIYGGTTVLFTHTLKRFGIEARVFDSDTADDLEALIDEKTRAIFFETLSNPQISIPNIEKIVEISNKYGIISITDNTVPTPIIFQPLRHGIDVCVHSASKYMSGQGLSLAGVVVSANHLNEKLKGNKRYEHFNVPDASYHDIVYADMTDRFDIYTLRMRLAIVRDIGAVISPFNSWQLIQGLETLAVRVERHSQNALKVAKFLNSHKHIKSVAYPGLADNVDHAKAQKYFKDGMANGLFCFETDSFERAKKMLERVKLFKIVVNIGDTKSLITHPASTTHQQLSSEELIKAGITKELIRVSIGLENAEDLIADLAQALE, encoded by the coding sequence ATGAGGCAAGAAACCGCTGCGATCCACGTAGGCTACGACACAAACGAGGGCTTTGGCACGATGGCTGTGCCTATTTTTCAAAGCACGGCTTACGACTTTGGAAGCGCCGAGACCGCGGCTGCTAGGTTTGATCTAAAAGATGGCGGCCACATCTACACAAGACTTGGCAATCCAACGACAGATATCTTTGAAAAAAGGGTCGCCGCACTTGAGGACGGAGCCGCTGCGATAGCGACTGCGAGCGGTCAGTCAGCTTTGTTTTACAGCATCATAAATTTAGCCCAAGCAGGTGATAATATCATCATCGCTAAGAAAATTTATGGCGGCACGACGGTGCTTTTTACACACACGCTAAAAAGATTTGGCATAGAGGCTAGAGTCTTTGACAGCGACACTGCTGATGATCTGGAGGCTTTGATAGATGAAAAAACTAGGGCTATATTTTTTGAAACGCTTTCAAATCCGCAAATTTCTATCCCAAATATCGAGAAAATCGTAGAAATTTCAAACAAATATGGCATCATCAGCATCACCGATAACACCGTGCCAACGCCTATCATCTTTCAGCCACTTCGCCACGGCATCGATGTTTGCGTGCATAGTGCTAGCAAATATATGAGCGGTCAGGGCCTTAGCCTAGCAGGTGTGGTCGTAAGTGCAAATCACCTAAACGAAAAGCTAAAAGGCAACAAGAGATATGAACATTTTAACGTGCCAGATGCGAGCTATCACGACATCGTTTATGCTGATATGACGGATCGTTTTGATATCTATACGCTAAGAATGAGGCTTGCTATCGTGCGCGACATCGGCGCTGTGATCTCTCCATTTAACTCTTGGCAGCTTATACAAGGCCTTGAAACGCTTGCTGTTAGAGTTGAGAGACACTCGCAAAACGCGCTAAAAGTAGCTAAATTTCTAAACTCTCACAAGCATATAAAAAGCGTAGCATATCCTGGACTTGCCGATAACGTAGATCACGCAAAGGCGCAAAAATACTTTAAAGATGGCATGGCAAATGGACTATTTTGTTTTGAAACTGATAGCTTTGAGCGTGCAAAAAAGATGCTAGAGCGCGTAAAACTCTTTAAGATCGTGGTAAATATCGGCGATACAAAGTCGCTCATCACACACCCAGCCTCAACGACTCACCAACAGCTAAGCAGTGAAGAGCTTATAAAAGCTGGTATCACAAAAGAGCTGATAAGAGTTAGCATAGGCCTTGAAAACGCCGAGGATCTGATAGCTGATCTGGCTCAAGCCCTAGAATAA
- a CDS encoding DnaJ family protein: MSESLYETLGVSKGASSDEIKKAYRKLARKYHPDINKDPGAEDKFKEINAAYEILSDDKKRAQYDQYGDTMFGGQNFHDFASSSADMGDLNEILKNIFSGGFGGGGAKFSSGFGSNFGGFDGFSSGGFGFGGADLDVNAKISIPFDVAVTGGEHKINFNGESIKIKIPSGIEGGEKLRVKGKGKSAGGQKGDLILAISVEPSDEYERVGDDLYKDIEIPLKTMLFGGKVDVHTYKKDVTIKIAENSKTGTKIRLKGYGVQNRKSGIYGDLYLKARVKLPNISELDEGLVKELKEKLPE; the protein is encoded by the coding sequence ATGAGTGAAAGCTTATATGAGACTTTAGGGGTTTCAAAGGGTGCCTCAAGCGACGAGATAAAAAAAGCTTATAGAAAACTTGCCAGAAAATATCACCCAGACATCAACAAAGACCCTGGAGCAGAAGATAAATTTAAAGAGATAAATGCCGCTTATGAAATTTTAAGCGACGATAAAAAACGAGCTCAATATGACCAGTACGGCGATACTATGTTTGGCGGTCAAAATTTCCACGACTTTGCTAGCAGCTCAGCCGATATGGGCGATCTAAATGAAATTTTAAAGAATATCTTCTCAGGTGGCTTTGGCGGCGGTGGAGCTAAATTTAGCAGCGGATTTGGTAGTAATTTTGGTGGATTTGACGGATTTAGTAGTGGTGGATTTGGCTTTGGCGGAGCTGATCTAGACGTAAATGCAAAAATTTCTATACCATTTGATGTAGCTGTAACTGGTGGCGAACATAAGATAAATTTTAATGGCGAAAGCATTAAGATAAAAATTCCAAGCGGCATAGAAGGCGGCGAGAAGCTTCGTGTCAAAGGCAAAGGCAAGAGTGCTGGTGGTCAAAAAGGCGATCTTATACTTGCTATTAGCGTTGAGCCAAGCGACGAATATGAAAGAGTCGGGGACGATCTTTATAAAGATATAGAAATTCCACTAAAAACTATGCTTTTTGGCGGAAAAGTCGATGTGCATACTTATAAAAAAGATGTCACGATTAAGATCGCTGAGAACTCAAAAACAGGCACAAAGATCCGCTTAAAAGGATATGGTGTGCAAAATAGAAAGAGCGGAATTTATGGGGATCTTTACTTAAAAGCCAGGGTAAAACTTCCAAATATTAGTGAGCTTGATGAAGGCTTAGTAAAAGAGTTAAAAGAAAAATTACCGGAGTAA